One window from the genome of Pseudanabaena yagii GIHE-NHR1 encodes:
- a CDS encoding glycosyltransferase family 4 protein — MKVLLLSTCDIRGGAARAAYRLHQGLRSLSIDSRMLVQEKSSDDWTVIAPQSLIQMGIAKTRATIDALPLRFYRQFDNYGAFFPQWLPDNLPNNIQGIQPDILNLHWISGGFVQIETLKKFKQPIVLTLHDMWAFTGGCHYSQDCDRYTVSCGNCPQLHSHHDQDISRWVWNRKAKAWKDLDLTIVTPSQWLANIAKTSSLIGDRPIHVIPNGIDTEIYRPIDPKIARDLLKLPQDKHLLLFGAMRATSDPRKGWQFLQPTLQLLKQTDWHDRIELVIFGASQPAQAVDLGFPCHYLGQLHDQLSLSVMYAAVDLLLVPSTQDNLPNTVMESISCGTPCVAFKIGGIPEMIQHQQQGYLAKPLDCQDLANGIDWVLNDSHRYHNLRLAARAKAEQEFTQSLQASRYQDLFQKILRLPT; from the coding sequence TTGAAAGTTTTACTGCTTAGTACTTGTGATATTCGGGGAGGGGCTGCACGCGCAGCTTATCGATTGCATCAAGGGTTGCGATCGCTTTCTATCGATTCCAGAATGCTCGTACAGGAAAAGTCTAGCGATGATTGGACGGTGATAGCGCCTCAGAGCCTCATCCAGATGGGAATTGCCAAAACCAGAGCCACAATTGATGCTTTACCTTTGCGCTTTTATCGTCAGTTTGATAACTATGGTGCTTTTTTCCCACAATGGCTCCCTGACAATCTACCGAATAATATTCAAGGTATCCAGCCCGATATTCTAAACCTACATTGGATTTCAGGTGGCTTTGTCCAGATAGAAACCCTCAAAAAGTTTAAGCAACCCATTGTGCTCACACTGCATGATATGTGGGCTTTTACAGGAGGTTGTCACTATAGTCAAGATTGCGATCGCTATACCGTTAGCTGTGGTAATTGTCCGCAACTGCATAGTCATCACGATCAGGATATTTCGCGCTGGGTCTGGAACCGTAAGGCTAAAGCTTGGAAAGACCTTGATTTAACAATTGTGACACCCAGTCAATGGTTAGCGAATATAGCAAAGACCAGTTCGCTTATAGGCGATCGCCCTATTCACGTAATTCCGAATGGTATAGATACAGAGATTTATAGACCAATAGATCCGAAAATTGCTAGAGACTTATTGAAACTGCCACAGGATAAACATCTCCTTCTTTTTGGCGCAATGCGTGCAACTAGTGATCCTCGTAAGGGCTGGCAATTTTTGCAACCCACTTTACAACTGCTCAAACAAACAGATTGGCATGACCGTATAGAATTAGTCATATTTGGAGCTTCGCAACCAGCGCAAGCAGTAGATTTGGGATTTCCCTGTCACTACTTAGGACAACTCCATGATCAGCTATCTCTATCAGTAATGTATGCCGCAGTTGATCTATTATTAGTTCCTTCCACTCAAGATAATTTACCTAACACTGTTATGGAATCTATCAGTTGTGGTACACCCTGTGTGGCTTTTAAGATAGGCGGTATACCTGAGATGATTCAACATCAGCAACAGGGATATTTAGCAAAACCATTAGATTGTCAAGATCTGGCAAATGGAATTGATTGGGTCTTGAATGATTCTCATCGATATCACAATCTGCGACTTGCTGCTAGAGCTAAAGCCGAGCAAGAGTTTACCCAATCTCTTCAAGCATCACGTTATCAAGATTTATTCCAGAAGATTTTGCGTTTACCCACCTAG
- a CDS encoding adenylate/guanylate cyclase domain-containing protein, with amino-acid sequence MSAPLHHDAQPRRNRHQLSLKILLIVPFVTQVIAAVGITGWLSVQNGREATQELAPQIGQEVSNTIETHVRGYFDTPLEILQAHAVTAGDGHLALENLDKLDKLFWQQMRQAPNLYFFYAANPQGQFIGVERRSESNLVLHRSLLLATSEQKVVYRLDAKGKVLNQIQSDIYNPRNRPWYQGAIKAKQAVWSPIYLFVARPILGITASVPIYGESGNLRGVLAIDLTLSQIGDFLRQLQISKTGQAFILEQSGEIVATSTSENPFIDAPQGQKRIHALQSQNSLLRLAFQNLQKKYPNLADIPNHQQIQMEWEGATQYVQITKLRNAQGLDWLLIVTVSEQDFRDRININTRNTIVLCALALVFASLTGFYTSKWIAKPVEKLIEASHLLATLSASADLASGQPYHPIATANVRELSILAESFNQMAQQLQASFTALAKNKEELEERVEQRTADLAEFVSLQRATFESVADGILAVDRVGQITTYNQQFVDMFSLSLEVLAISDYSLRLEFLAEQMVDPQDFMQRSHNFYHHPEMESYDLLELIDGRILERYSRPQKLSDQIIGRVWSFQDITARIKAEQALKEQEAYLRLIIDSIPQQIFWKDVNLVFRGCNKNWAMYAQLDSPESVIGKTDYDLINNPELADNFRKHDQQIMESNVPEMHIIQRKINPDKQGQSIWLDISKLPIIDADGKTIGILGVLDDITQRKLAEEALFAEQEKSERLLLNILPKAIADRLKQSHGVIADSFESVTVLFADIVNFTRMSSELSPQDLVDLLNLIFSNFDTFCEIYGLEKIKTIGDAYMVAGGIPIPRTNHAEAIACMALDMLDKVDELRILTGSPLQIRVGIHTGAVIAGVIGTQKFIYDLWGDTVNVASRMESHSEVGKIQVTAETYQLLKHKFDLVERGVIEVKGKGMMQTYWLISKRA; translated from the coding sequence ATGTCTGCCCCGTTACATCATGATGCTCAACCACGACGCAATCGCCATCAGCTTTCTCTGAAGATATTGCTGATTGTTCCATTTGTGACACAGGTAATTGCTGCGGTAGGGATTACAGGATGGTTATCAGTGCAGAATGGGCGCGAGGCAACACAGGAGCTAGCACCTCAGATTGGGCAAGAAGTCAGTAATACCATTGAAACCCATGTACGCGGCTATTTTGATACACCTTTAGAAATCCTTCAAGCCCATGCTGTGACCGCAGGGGACGGGCATCTAGCTTTAGAAAACCTAGATAAGTTAGATAAGTTGTTTTGGCAGCAAATGCGCCAAGCCCCAAATTTATATTTTTTCTATGCTGCTAATCCCCAAGGTCAATTTATTGGGGTTGAGCGTAGAAGCGAAAGTAATTTGGTCTTACACCGATCGCTTTTATTGGCAACCTCAGAACAAAAAGTTGTCTATCGTTTAGATGCCAAGGGTAAAGTTCTCAATCAAATTCAATCGGATATTTATAATCCTCGCAATCGCCCTTGGTATCAAGGAGCTATTAAAGCAAAACAAGCGGTTTGGAGTCCAATTTATCTGTTTGTAGCAAGACCTATTTTAGGGATTACGGCTTCTGTCCCCATCTATGGTGAATCAGGAAATTTACGCGGAGTTTTAGCAATTGACTTGACACTTTCGCAAATTGGCGACTTTCTCCGACAGCTCCAGATCTCTAAAACAGGACAGGCTTTTATTCTCGAGCAGTCAGGCGAAATAGTTGCCACTTCAACTTCTGAAAATCCCTTCATTGATGCACCGCAAGGGCAAAAGCGGATTCATGCTCTCCAAAGTCAGAATTCTTTACTGCGTTTAGCTTTTCAAAATTTGCAAAAAAAATATCCTAATCTAGCAGATATTCCTAATCATCAGCAAATTCAAATGGAATGGGAAGGAGCAACACAGTATGTGCAGATTACAAAGTTAAGGAATGCTCAAGGATTAGACTGGTTGCTCATTGTGACGGTATCGGAACAAGACTTTCGCGATCGCATTAATATCAATACCCGTAATACCATTGTTTTATGTGCCTTAGCGTTAGTTTTTGCTAGCCTGACGGGCTTTTACACATCCAAATGGATTGCAAAGCCTGTGGAGAAGCTTATCGAAGCATCTCATTTACTTGCTACTCTATCAGCTTCCGCCGACCTTGCTAGTGGGCAACCCTACCATCCCATTGCCACGGCAAATGTCCGCGAATTATCGATTTTGGCAGAATCTTTTAATCAAATGGCGCAACAATTGCAAGCTTCATTTACTGCCCTTGCGAAAAACAAAGAAGAGCTAGAAGAAAGAGTCGAACAGCGCACTGCGGACTTGGCAGAATTTGTGAGTTTGCAAAGAGCAACCTTTGAGTCGGTCGCCGATGGTATTTTGGCAGTGGATCGGGTTGGGCAGATCACCACCTACAATCAACAGTTTGTGGATATGTTTTCTCTATCTTTAGAGGTTTTGGCTATTTCCGATTATTCCCTACGATTAGAGTTCCTCGCCGAACAAATGGTCGATCCTCAGGATTTTATGCAGCGATCGCATAATTTCTATCATCATCCTGAAATGGAAAGCTATGATTTGCTGGAGTTAATCGATGGCAGAATATTGGAGCGTTATTCGCGCCCACAAAAGCTCTCTGATCAGATTATTGGGCGTGTCTGGAGTTTTCAGGATATTACGGCACGAATTAAAGCAGAGCAAGCCCTTAAGGAACAGGAAGCTTATTTACGATTAATTATCGATAGTATTCCTCAACAGATTTTCTGGAAGGATGTCAATTTAGTCTTTCGCGGGTGTAATAAAAACTGGGCGATGTATGCTCAGCTTGATTCGCCTGAAAGTGTAATTGGCAAAACTGACTATGATCTGATCAATAATCCTGAATTGGCTGATAATTTCCGTAAACATGACCAGCAAATTATGGAATCAAATGTGCCTGAGATGCATATAATTCAGCGCAAAATTAATCCTGATAAGCAAGGGCAATCGATTTGGTTAGATATCAGTAAACTACCAATCATTGATGCTGATGGTAAGACGATTGGCATTTTGGGCGTATTAGACGATATTACACAACGGAAACTTGCGGAAGAAGCCCTGTTTGCTGAGCAGGAAAAATCAGAGCGTTTGTTGTTAAACATTTTGCCAAAAGCGATCGCAGATCGCCTGAAGCAATCGCATGGGGTCATTGCTGATAGTTTCGAGTCGGTTACAGTGCTCTTTGCAGATATCGTTAATTTTACAAGAATGTCTTCAGAACTCTCTCCTCAGGATTTAGTTGATCTCCTGAATCTAATTTTTTCTAATTTTGATACGTTCTGTGAAATCTATGGCTTAGAGAAAATCAAAACTATTGGTGATGCCTATATGGTGGCAGGAGGGATTCCAATTCCCAGAACCAACCATGCGGAGGCGATCGCCTGTATGGCTTTAGATATGCTTGATAAAGTAGATGAACTCCGTATCTTAACAGGTAGCCCCTTACAAATCCGCGTTGGTATTCATACAGGGGCAGTAATTGCTGGTGTGATCGGGACGCAAAAGTTTATTTATGATCTTTGGGGCGACACCGTAAATGTGGCGAGTCGAATGGAATCCCATAGTGAAGTTGGTAAAATTCAAGTTACTGCGGAAACCTATCAACTTCTCAAACATAAATTTGATTTAGTTGAACGTGGTGTGATTGAAGTCAAGGGTAAAGGAATGATGCAAACCTATTGGCTCATTAGTAAAAGAGCCTAA
- a CDS encoding IS1 family transposase (programmed frameshift) encodes MKCPKCGSTHIRKNGKRGDKQNHICADCGRQFIDHYSVLGYSQDVKKICLKMYCNGMGFRQIERCTDVSHNSVINWVKEAAKQLPEHPPIETIPDVGELDELQTFVGSKKTIWLWTAVNHFSQGILAWVLGDRSSKTFEPLWTLIKVWQCYFWVTDGYCVYKMFINSEDQIISKTYMTRVEGENTRLRHYLARLHRKTLCYSKSEQMLRYSIRLLIHYLKYKSIPTFS; translated from the exons ATGAAATGTCCAAAGTGTGGTTCAACACATATTCGTAAAAATGGGAAACGAGGAGACAAACAAAATCATATTTGCGCTGATTGCGGTCGTCAGTTCATTGATCATTACTCAGTGCTGGGATATTCCCAAGATGTCAAAAAAATATGCCTAAAAATGTACTGCAACGGCATGGGATTTAGACAAATTGAGAGATGTACCGATGTTAGTCACAACTCAGTCATCAACTGGGTTAAGGAAGCAGCCAAGCAATTACCAGAACATCCACCGATTGAGACTATTCCTGATGTTGGTGAACTGGATGAACTCCAGACTTTTGTTGGGTCAAAAAAAACT ATTTGGCTATGGACTGCGGTGAATCATTTTAGCCAAGGTATCTTGGCTTGGGTATTAGGGGATAGGAGTAGCAAAACCTTTGAACCTCTATGGACATTGATTAAGGTTTGGCAATGCTATTTCTGGGTTACCGATGGCTACTGTGTCTACAAAATGTTTATCAACTCGGAAGATCAAATTATTAGCAAAACCTACATGACCAGAGTTGAGGGTGAAAATACGAGACTGAGACATTATCTTGCCAGATTGCATCGCAAAACTTTATGTTATTCAAAATCTGAACAAATGTTGCGGTATTCAATTCGTCTGTTAATTCATTATCTCAAGTACAAATCGATTCCCACCTTTTCTTGA
- a CDS encoding glycosyltransferase family 2 protein, giving the protein MLPQDVSNLPKVAAVIPTRNRKDKLFRFLEKFSCQTYPYLQMIIVDSNSTDGTREELVQRFPEITLICVSDREYWTGATNAGVKAALSDCYEYILTINDDSVVEQNHVERMVEIAQKHQALILGNCINYLNNPHLIWSLGTSNQWGTAKFLSLNYHDTNLEALPIEVRNSEIMQVDALAGNGVLISRQVFTQIGLYNENFLPHYHADSEIMMRAHSRGIKVFVSPAIVLLNDFHADQKRLDLKKSKGLIYALFHKKSHLFILPLIYLFVMYCPNSQKLTTLWTLIQRFLMLRSKTQVD; this is encoded by the coding sequence ATGCTTCCTCAAGATGTTTCTAATCTTCCTAAAGTTGCGGCGGTGATTCCTACTCGTAATCGCAAAGACAAGTTGTTTCGCTTTTTAGAAAAATTTTCATGCCAGACTTATCCTTATCTCCAGATGATTATTGTAGACTCGAATTCCACTGATGGGACAAGGGAAGAACTAGTTCAACGTTTTCCAGAGATAACGCTGATCTGTGTAAGTGATCGCGAATATTGGACGGGTGCGACTAATGCTGGAGTTAAAGCAGCTCTGAGCGATTGCTATGAATATATTCTGACAATTAATGATGATTCAGTAGTTGAGCAAAATCATGTCGAGAGAATGGTAGAAATTGCTCAAAAGCATCAGGCTTTAATTTTAGGTAACTGTATCAACTATCTTAATAATCCTCATTTGATCTGGTCGCTAGGTACTTCTAATCAATGGGGAACTGCGAAATTTTTGAGTTTAAATTATCACGATACTAATCTAGAAGCTTTGCCTATAGAAGTTAGAAATTCAGAAATTATGCAAGTAGATGCTTTAGCAGGTAATGGTGTTTTAATCTCCCGACAGGTATTTACGCAAATTGGTCTATACAATGAGAATTTTTTGCCTCATTATCATGCTGACTCAGAAATAATGATGCGTGCTCATAGTCGAGGAATCAAGGTGTTTGTCAGCCCAGCAATTGTCCTATTGAATGATTTTCATGCTGATCAAAAGAGATTGGATTTAAAGAAATCGAAGGGGCTGATTTATGCTCTTTTTCATAAGAAGTCTCATTTGTTTATATTGCCTCTAATTTATCTTTTTGTCATGTATTGTCCTAATTCTCAAAAGTTAACAACCTTATGGACATTAATCCAAAGATTTTTGATGTTAAGGTCAAAAACACAAGTTGATTAA
- a CDS encoding LL-diaminopimelate aminotransferase, which yields MATVNDNYLKLKAGYLFPEIARRVNAFIEANPEAQVIRLGIGDVTEPLPQACRDAMIKAVEDMGDRSSFKGYGPEQGYAWLREKIAAHDFQARGCDIDASEIFISDGSKCDCGNILDIFGDDNIIAVTDPVYPVYVDTNVMAGHTGDINEKGEYEGLVYLPVTAENNFTAEIPTQKVDLIYLCFPNNPTGATATKEHLKAWVDYARANGSIIFFDAAYEAFITDPSLPHSIYEIEGAKECAIEFRSFSKNAGFTGTRCALTVVPKNLIGKSKDGSNVELWKLWNRRQSTKFNGVSYIVQRGAEAVYSEEGQAQTKALISFYLENAKIIREKLTEAGLAVYGGENAPYVWVKTSAGLTSWDFFDKLLQTCNVVGTPGSGFGAAGEGYFRISAFNSRDNVNEAMRRILDKFK from the coding sequence ATGGCTACCGTTAACGACAACTATCTAAAACTTAAGGCAGGCTACCTATTTCCCGAAATTGCAAGACGGGTAAACGCCTTTATCGAGGCAAATCCTGAAGCTCAAGTGATCCGCCTTGGTATTGGCGATGTCACCGAACCTTTGCCCCAAGCATGTCGTGATGCCATGATCAAAGCGGTTGAAGATATGGGCGATCGCAGTTCATTTAAGGGCTATGGTCCCGAGCAGGGCTACGCATGGTTGCGTGAAAAGATTGCAGCACATGATTTCCAAGCGAGAGGCTGTGATATTGACGCTTCTGAGATATTTATTTCCGATGGCTCTAAGTGCGACTGTGGCAACATTCTCGACATTTTTGGCGACGATAATATTATTGCTGTCACCGATCCTGTCTATCCCGTTTATGTGGATACGAACGTGATGGCAGGTCACACAGGCGATATCAACGAGAAAGGCGAATACGAAGGCTTAGTTTATTTGCCTGTAACTGCCGAAAATAACTTTACCGCCGAGATTCCGACCCAAAAAGTTGATCTGATTTACCTCTGCTTCCCAAATAATCCCACAGGCGCAACCGCCACTAAGGAACATCTCAAAGCATGGGTCGATTATGCGCGTGCCAATGGTTCAATTATTTTCTTTGATGCCGCCTACGAAGCATTTATCACCGATCCTAGCCTTCCTCACTCGATCTATGAAATTGAAGGCGCGAAGGAATGTGCGATCGAGTTCCGTTCTTTCTCGAAGAATGCAGGATTTACAGGTACTCGTTGCGCGTTAACCGTTGTGCCGAAGAACTTGATTGGCAAGTCAAAAGATGGTTCTAATGTGGAATTATGGAAGCTCTGGAATCGTCGTCAATCCACTAAGTTTAATGGTGTCTCCTATATCGTCCAACGTGGTGCAGAGGCAGTTTATTCTGAAGAAGGGCAAGCGCAAACTAAGGCTCTGATTAGCTTCTATCTTGAAAATGCCAAGATTATCCGTGAGAAATTGACTGAAGCAGGTTTAGCTGTTTATGGCGGTGAAAATGCTCCCTATGTATGGGTGAAGACTTCCGCAGGGCTGACCAGTTGGGATTTCTTTGACAAGCTCTTGCAAACCTGTAATGTGGTGGGAACGCCCGGTTCTGGTTTTGGTGCAGCAGGGGAAGGTTACTTCCGTATTTCGGCTTTCAATAGTCGCGATAATGTGAATGAAGCCATGCGCCGCATTCTCGACAAGTTTAAATAG